In the genome of Sinobacterium caligoides, one region contains:
- the ispC gene encoding 1-deoxy-D-xylulose-5-phosphate reductoisomerase, producing the protein MQLLTVLGSTGSIGVSTLDVVAMHPDRYQVFALTGHSQLELLARQCVRFQPCYAVVGQEELAIKLRGLLPRDCPTKVLSGVESLVAVAEHDDVDIVMAAIVGAAGLLPSLAAAKAGKRLLLANKESLVVAGRLMMEAVADNGGVLLPIDSEHNAIFQSLPAGYRGESRKSLGVEKILLTASGGPFRTSSASAMLKVTPEQACAHPNWSMGRKISVDSATLMNKGLELIEACWLFSVEPAEVEVVVHPQSVIHSMVQYVDGSVIAQLGNPDMRTPIAYGLAWPERIASGVSPLDMVATSRLDFEAPDLERFPCLRLAAEAFNVGGSACATLNAANEVAVAAFLREELSFMGIAALVERVLNSAPQFGSDSLEALIEADNVARRMATEQLSSTA; encoded by the coding sequence TTGCAGTTGTTGACGGTGTTGGGTTCGACTGGCTCTATCGGAGTCAGCACCCTTGATGTGGTTGCCATGCACCCTGATCGCTATCAGGTTTTTGCTTTAACGGGGCATTCTCAGCTCGAACTTCTGGCAAGACAGTGCGTACGCTTTCAGCCTTGCTATGCCGTTGTCGGACAAGAAGAACTGGCGATAAAGCTACGTGGGTTGTTGCCGCGTGATTGTCCTACGAAGGTGTTGAGTGGCGTTGAGTCGCTTGTTGCTGTTGCGGAGCACGATGATGTCGATATCGTGATGGCGGCGATTGTTGGTGCGGCAGGGTTGTTGCCGTCGTTGGCGGCGGCGAAGGCTGGCAAGAGGTTGTTGTTAGCTAATAAGGAGTCCTTAGTTGTAGCGGGTCGCTTAATGATGGAGGCGGTCGCAGATAATGGTGGCGTGTTATTGCCTATTGATAGTGAGCACAACGCAATATTCCAGTCGTTGCCGGCAGGTTATCGCGGTGAAAGTCGCAAGAGCTTGGGGGTGGAAAAGATCTTGTTGACTGCTTCTGGTGGTCCCTTTCGTACGAGTTCGGCTTCGGCAATGCTTAAGGTGACACCTGAGCAGGCATGTGCCCATCCTAATTGGTCGATGGGGCGGAAAATCTCTGTTGACTCGGCGACGCTGATGAATAAAGGCTTGGAGCTGATTGAGGCTTGTTGGTTGTTTTCGGTGGAGCCGGCGGAGGTGGAGGTTGTAGTGCATCCGCAGAGCGTTATTCATTCGATGGTGCAGTATGTCGACGGTTCTGTCATTGCGCAGCTTGGTAACCCTGATATGCGTACACCCATCGCTTATGGTCTGGCTTGGCCTGAGCGCATTGCTTCGGGAGTGTCGCCGCTCGACATGGTTGCGACCTCTCGGCTTGACTTTGAAGCGCCGGATCTCGAGCGTTTCCCCTGTCTGCGTTTGGCTGCAGAGGCTTTTAATGTAGGGGGTAGTGCTTGTGCGACGTTAAATGCGGCAAATGAGGTGGCAGTAGCGGCCTTTCTGCGTGAAGAATTGTCGTTTATGGGGATTGCGGCTTTGGTCGAGCGGGTGTTGAACTCTGCGCCTCAGTTTGGGTCAGATAGTCTTGAGGCTTTAATCGAGGCGGACAATGTTGCTAGACGCATGGCGACAGAACAATTATCCTCCACCGCTTAA
- the rpsB gene encoding 30S ribosomal protein S2, which produces MATTISMRALLQAGAHFGHQTRYWNPKMGKYIFGARNKIHIINLEHTVPAFNEALAIVENMSSNGNKVLFVGTKRAAGKAIREEAERSGMPFVSHRWLGGMLTNYKTIRQSIRRLRELETQAQDGTFDKLTKKEALMRTRMMEKLDRSIGGIKDMGGLPDALFVVDVDHERIAIAEANKLNIPVIGIVDTNSNPDGVDYVIPANDDALRAVRLYVKTMADAIVAGKGQNETGEAAKSEFVEEASSEEKAG; this is translated from the coding sequence ATGGCTACAACTATTAGCATGCGCGCCTTGCTACAGGCTGGTGCACACTTCGGTCACCAGACCCGTTACTGGAACCCAAAGATGGGTAAATACATCTTCGGTGCACGTAACAAGATTCATATCATCAACCTAGAGCACACTGTTCCTGCTTTTAACGAAGCGCTAGCTATCGTTGAGAACATGTCTTCAAATGGCAACAAGGTTCTTTTTGTTGGTACTAAGCGCGCCGCTGGTAAAGCGATTCGTGAAGAAGCTGAGCGTTCAGGCATGCCTTTCGTAAGTCATCGTTGGTTGGGTGGTATGTTGACCAACTACAAGACTATTCGTCAGTCTATCCGTCGCTTGCGTGAGCTTGAGACTCAGGCTCAAGACGGTACTTTTGATAAGCTGACCAAGAAAGAAGCCCTTATGCGTACGCGCATGATGGAGAAGCTTGATCGTTCTATCGGTGGTATCAAGGATATGGGCGGTCTGCCTGATGCGCTGTTCGTTGTTGATGTTGATCACGAGCGCATCGCGATTGCTGAAGCTAACAAGTTGAACATTCCTGTTATCGGTATCGTAGACACCAACTCTAACCCAGATGGTGTTGATTACGTCATTCCTGCAAACGATGATGCATTACGCGCTGTTCGTCTTTATGTTAAGACTATGGCCGACGCAATCGTTGCTGGTAAAGGCCAAAACGAGACTGGCGAAGCCGCTAAGAGCGAGTTCGTAGAGGAAGCTTCTAGCGAAGAGAAAGCTGGCTAA
- the tsf gene encoding translation elongation factor Ts translates to MAAISAAMVKELRERTGLGLLDCKKALKKTDGDIDQAIEDLRKSSGMKAAKKAGRTAADGVVAVRVAEDGKYGQVVEVNSETDFVARDEAFLGFVDTVANKALADKQTDVAALMAGDLESAREALVQKIGENIGVRRIDAVDADVVGGYVHSNNRIAVLVALKGGDVELARDIAMHVAATNPQFVAPADVSEEVVAKESEIIKAQPDMAGKPEAIVEKMIGGRIKKFLSEISLSEQAFVKNPELTVGKLAAQGGAEIQSFVRYEVGDGIVVEEVDFAAEVAEQLAASK, encoded by the coding sequence ATGGCAGCAATTTCTGCGGCAATGGTTAAGGAACTTCGTGAGCGTACTGGTCTAGGGCTTCTGGACTGTAAGAAGGCGCTTAAGAAGACTGATGGTGATATTGATCAGGCGATTGAAGACTTGCGTAAGTCAAGTGGCATGAAGGCGGCGAAGAAAGCTGGTCGTACTGCTGCTGATGGCGTTGTTGCTGTTCGTGTTGCCGAGGATGGCAAGTACGGGCAAGTCGTCGAAGTGAATAGTGAGACCGATTTTGTGGCTCGTGACGAAGCTTTCCTTGGTTTCGTTGATACTGTTGCTAACAAGGCGCTTGCTGATAAGCAGACTGATGTTGCTGCGTTGATGGCGGGTGATCTTGAGTCAGCACGCGAAGCGCTTGTGCAAAAGATTGGTGAGAATATTGGTGTTCGTCGTATCGATGCAGTCGATGCAGATGTTGTCGGTGGCTATGTTCACTCAAACAATCGTATTGCGGTATTGGTTGCTTTGAAGGGTGGTGATGTTGAATTGGCTCGTGATATAGCCATGCATGTTGCGGCAACTAACCCACAGTTTGTGGCGCCTGCAGACGTTTCTGAAGAAGTTGTCGCCAAAGAGTCAGAGATCATCAAGGCGCAGCCTGATATGGCTGGCAAGCCTGAGGCAATTGTCGAGAAGATGATTGGTGGTCGTATCAAGAAGTTCCTTTCTGAGATCAGCTTGAGCGAGCAAGCATTTGTTAAAAACCCTGAGTTGACTGTTGGTAAGTTGGCGGCTCAAGGTGGTGCTGAAATCCAGAGCTTCGTTCGTTACGAAGTGGGTGATGGTATCGTTGTCGAAGAAGTTGACTTCGCGGCCGAAGTTGCCGAACAGCTCGCGGCTTCAAAGTAA
- the pyrH gene encoding UMP kinase: protein MSQSQVGDKKYKRILLKLSGEALMGDQGFGIDPAVLDRMALEIGQLVGIGVQVGLVVGGGNIYRGAALSEAGLDRVTGDHMGMLATVMNALALRDALERSNISSRVMSAIPMSGVVEHYDRRAAMRYMEQGNVVIFSAGTGNPFFTTDSAACLRGIEVDAEIVLKATKVDGIYSADPVKDPTATRYDWLSYDEVLANKLGVMDLTAICLCEDHDMPIRVFKMDKPGALLNIVVGSSEGTLVSRTQS from the coding sequence ATGAGCCAAAGTCAGGTCGGTGACAAGAAGTACAAGCGCATTTTGTTAAAGCTTAGTGGTGAGGCCCTGATGGGTGATCAAGGGTTTGGGATCGATCCGGCCGTCCTTGATCGAATGGCGCTGGAAATTGGTCAGCTTGTTGGGATTGGGGTTCAGGTTGGTCTCGTTGTCGGTGGCGGTAATATTTATCGTGGTGCCGCCTTGAGTGAGGCGGGGTTGGATCGTGTTACCGGCGATCATATGGGGATGTTGGCGACAGTGATGAACGCTTTGGCGTTACGTGATGCCCTTGAGCGCTCCAATATTTCAAGTCGAGTGATGTCTGCGATTCCGATGAGCGGCGTTGTGGAGCATTATGATCGACGTGCTGCGATGCGCTATATGGAGCAGGGTAATGTCGTGATCTTCTCTGCGGGCACGGGTAACCCGTTCTTTACCACTGATTCGGCTGCTTGCCTGCGCGGGATCGAGGTGGATGCTGAGATTGTGTTGAAGGCGACCAAGGTTGACGGCATTTACTCGGCTGATCCTGTGAAGGATCCAACAGCTACACGCTACGATTGGTTGAGTTATGACGAGGTGTTGGCCAACAAGTTGGGTGTGATGGATCTAACGGCTATCTGTCTATGCGAGGATCACGACATGCCTATCCGTGTCTTTAAGATGGACAAGCCCGGCGCGCTGCTGAATATTGTGGTTGGCAGTAGTGAAGGTACTTTGGTTAGTCGTACGCAAAGTTAA
- a CDS encoding phosphatidate cytidylyltransferase: protein MLKQRIMSAVVMVLVFLGVLLLPNPFQVAFFALVVLVAAWEWSNLAGLQRRLYRYLYLVLVGGALSVFFSYFDVTSGLASLSGQTLLAVVVGFWAVALLWVMGYPSSRILWGTTFMRSAMGLFVVLGSWLALALLSYERNAMALILYLVALVAAADTGAYFAGKALGKHKLAPAVSPGKTVEGFAGGMLASVAVAFLCYQFGVSGGIALLPWLLLSLSAALSSALGDLMESMVKRHRGIKDSGNILPGHGGIADRIDGLSAGAPVFVLGLMLLTQQLPV from the coding sequence GTGCTTAAGCAGAGAATCATGAGTGCGGTTGTAATGGTGTTGGTGTTTTTGGGTGTGCTGTTATTGCCCAACCCCTTTCAAGTGGCGTTTTTTGCCTTGGTTGTTCTTGTTGCGGCTTGGGAGTGGTCTAATCTTGCCGGTTTGCAGAGGCGTCTTTATCGCTACCTATATCTTGTCTTGGTGGGGGGAGCGTTATCAGTTTTCTTTAGTTATTTCGATGTAACCAGTGGCTTGGCTTCGTTGTCGGGGCAGACGCTGCTTGCTGTTGTGGTGGGTTTTTGGGCGGTTGCTTTGCTTTGGGTGATGGGGTATCCGTCTAGCCGTATCCTCTGGGGGACGACATTCATGCGAAGCGCGATGGGCTTGTTTGTCGTGTTGGGTAGTTGGTTGGCCTTGGCGCTATTGAGTTACGAGCGTAATGCGATGGCGTTGATATTGTATTTGGTTGCGTTGGTTGCGGCGGCGGATACGGGAGCCTATTTTGCCGGCAAAGCGTTGGGCAAGCATAAGTTGGCGCCTGCTGTGAGCCCGGGGAAAACAGTTGAAGGCTTTGCTGGGGGAATGCTGGCGAGTGTTGCGGTCGCCTTTCTTTGTTACCAGTTCGGAGTGTCGGGTGGTATTGCGTTGCTGCCGTGGTTGTTGTTGTCGCTATCGGCTGCGCTCTCTTCGGCGCTGGGAGACCTGATGGAAAGTATGGTAAAGCGTCATCGAGGTATCAAAGACAGTGGTAATATCTTGCCGGGGCATGGCGGTATCGCTGATCGAATTGATGGGCTTAGTGCCGGTGCTCCGGTTTTTGTCTTGGGCTTGATGCTGTTGACTCAGCAGCTGCCGGTATAG
- the map gene encoding type I methionyl aminopeptidase gives MAVIIKTPEQIQKMRVAGKLAAEVLEMIEPFVKAGVSTGELDTICHKFMTEEQGCIPAPLNYHGFPKSICTSINHVICHGIPSDSKFLKDGDVINIDITVIKDGYHGDTSKMFYVGEVKPFAKKLTERTQQCLYKAIQIVKPGVTLGDIGSIIQKHAEKRDENGVAYTIVQEYCGHGIGEGFHEEPQVMHFGKPGQGLTLKEGMIFTIEPMLNAGKRHCKLNKKDGWTVTTKDGKLSTQFEHTIVVTPDGCEVLTAREEERDIFTGSAVFRQD, from the coding sequence ATGGCTGTCATCATCAAAACTCCTGAACAAATCCAAAAAATGCGTGTCGCAGGTAAGCTGGCCGCCGAAGTTCTTGAAATGATTGAACCCTTCGTCAAGGCTGGCGTCAGCACCGGCGAGCTCGATACCATCTGCCACAAGTTCATGACTGAGGAGCAAGGCTGTATTCCCGCCCCGCTAAACTATCACGGTTTCCCAAAGTCGATTTGCACCTCAATTAATCATGTCATCTGTCACGGCATCCCATCCGATAGTAAGTTTCTCAAGGACGGTGATGTCATCAACATTGACATCACCGTCATCAAAGACGGCTATCATGGCGACACCAGTAAAATGTTCTATGTCGGCGAGGTCAAACCTTTCGCCAAGAAACTCACCGAACGCACACAACAGTGTCTTTACAAGGCCATTCAGATCGTTAAACCAGGTGTTACCCTCGGCGACATTGGCTCTATCATTCAGAAACATGCCGAGAAACGTGACGAGAACGGTGTCGCTTATACGATCGTGCAGGAGTACTGCGGGCACGGCATTGGCGAAGGTTTTCATGAAGAGCCGCAAGTCATGCACTTTGGCAAACCTGGTCAAGGGCTCACCCTCAAGGAAGGGATGATTTTTACTATCGAGCCCATGCTCAATGCTGGCAAACGACACTGCAAACTCAACAAGAAAGACGGCTGGACCGTCACTACCAAAGACGGCAAGCTATCCACTCAATTTGAACATACCATCGTCGTTACCCCTGATGGGTGTGAAGTGTTAACAGCACGCGAAGAAGAGCGCGATATCTTCACCGGCAGCGCCGTGTTTCGCCAGGACTAA
- the bamA gene encoding outer membrane protein assembly factor BamA, protein MAYLKKSSIAAALAAVISAPTWAEQFVVSDIRVEGLQRISAGSVFATLPLSVSDNVDSELLRHSAKMLFATGNFDDIQIGRDGDVLVLQVVERPSISDISIEGNKAIDTDALLEGLKGAGLAEGKVLKRSTLEGMRLELQRQYVSQGRYDATIETEVQQEPRNRVSVHINVNEGSVARISHINIVGNTVYSNEELLDNFTLQSSGMFSWISGDDKYSKEKLQGDIETLQSYYLDRGYINYRLESSQVSITPDRKSVYITINVDEGDEYTVDDVELSGDLVIPAEELNKFLIVQKGQVFSQALVTRSEEYVTQRLGNAGYTFAKVRGITDINEKDKTVSLKFFVDPGKRAYVRRISFSGNTKTKDEVLRREMRQMEASAASTAKIEQGRHKLEQLGFFKGVTVDTKPVPGSDDLVDVAYSVEEQPSGSIGASIGYAQGTGMILGANVQQNNFMGTGNRVGVGVNFSSYQRTASYSYVNPYYTEDQVSRGFSVYYRETNLEEINVASYSTNSYGASMNFGYPIKENERLGFSLGYQNTHITTGDYAVQEITRSPGAIDGTNGYWTPNPDASDDAPDEDKYIWHDGVDDAYFQPDEGPGGFVDLYGDQYDLFKMSASWSQSTLNRGQLATRGHSQSLSVDVAVPGSDLQYYKISYNGQYFVPLSKTFTLRFRGELGYGDGYGSTEHLPFFENYYAGGFGSVRGFKNNTLGPRSTPAQQYAVTCSEDGKQCGYLKDGEYYTSNPLDDDDPFGGNVLVEGSMELIFPAPFVKDKRSLRTAFFIDAGNVYSTDCYEGQNCLEPDLAELRYSAGVGLTWITGFGPLTFSLAKPLNEGEDDDTEVFQFSLGQSF, encoded by the coding sequence ATGGCATATTTGAAAAAAAGTAGTATTGCGGCAGCATTGGCTGCGGTTATTTCGGCACCAACTTGGGCCGAACAGTTTGTTGTCTCTGATATCAGGGTAGAGGGCTTGCAGAGAATTTCTGCCGGTAGTGTGTTTGCTACGTTACCGTTAAGCGTAAGTGACAATGTTGATTCTGAGTTGTTACGCCACTCTGCAAAAATGTTGTTTGCGACCGGTAATTTTGACGACATCCAGATTGGTCGCGATGGTGATGTGTTAGTACTGCAGGTGGTCGAACGGCCATCAATCAGTGATATCAGCATTGAAGGCAATAAGGCTATCGATACCGATGCCTTGCTTGAAGGCTTGAAGGGAGCAGGGCTCGCTGAGGGTAAAGTGTTGAAGCGCTCGACCCTTGAAGGGATGCGTCTAGAATTACAGCGCCAGTATGTGAGCCAGGGGCGTTACGATGCGACGATTGAGACTGAGGTGCAGCAAGAGCCGCGGAACCGTGTTTCTGTTCATATTAATGTCAATGAAGGCAGTGTGGCACGCATTAGCCATATTAATATCGTTGGCAACACGGTTTACAGTAACGAAGAGCTACTTGATAACTTCACGCTACAAAGCTCGGGCATGTTCTCGTGGATTAGTGGTGATGATAAGTATTCCAAAGAAAAGCTTCAGGGCGATATAGAAACCCTGCAGTCGTATTATCTTGATCGTGGTTATATTAATTATCGTCTTGAGTCCTCGCAGGTCTCTATCACACCAGATCGTAAATCAGTCTATATCACCATCAATGTTGATGAGGGTGATGAGTATACGGTTGATGACGTTGAATTGTCGGGTGACTTGGTTATTCCCGCGGAGGAGCTGAATAAGTTCCTCATCGTTCAGAAAGGGCAGGTGTTCTCGCAGGCGCTGGTGACGCGTTCCGAGGAATACGTCACTCAACGCTTGGGTAATGCCGGCTATACCTTCGCCAAAGTGCGCGGTATTACTGATATAAACGAAAAAGATAAGACGGTTAGCCTGAAGTTCTTTGTCGATCCTGGCAAGCGGGCCTATGTGCGCCGGATCTCGTTCAGTGGTAATACCAAGACAAAAGATGAAGTATTACGTCGTGAAATGAGGCAGATGGAAGCCTCTGCAGCCTCGACAGCAAAGATTGAACAGGGTCGACATAAGCTTGAGCAGCTAGGTTTCTTTAAGGGCGTTACTGTCGATACCAAGCCCGTACCAGGTAGTGATGATTTGGTTGATGTCGCTTACTCGGTAGAAGAACAGCCATCAGGTAGCATCGGTGCCAGTATTGGTTACGCGCAGGGCACCGGCATGATCTTGGGTGCCAATGTTCAGCAGAACAACTTTATGGGGACCGGTAACCGTGTCGGTGTGGGGGTTAACTTCAGTAGTTACCAGCGCACAGCGAGCTATAGCTATGTTAACCCTTACTATACCGAAGATCAGGTGAGTCGTGGCTTTAGCGTTTACTACCGTGAGACCAACTTAGAAGAGATCAACGTCGCCAGCTACAGCACCAATAGCTACGGCGCCTCGATGAACTTTGGTTACCCAATCAAAGAGAATGAACGTCTCGGTTTTAGCCTCGGCTATCAGAATACACATATTACGACGGGTGATTACGCGGTTCAGGAAATTACTCGTAGCCCAGGTGCGATTGATGGTACCAACGGCTATTGGACCCCCAACCCCGATGCAAGTGATGATGCTCCTGACGAAGATAAGTACATCTGGCACGATGGTGTTGATGACGCATACTTCCAGCCAGATGAGGGGCCGGGTGGTTTTGTTGACCTCTATGGCGATCAATATGACCTGTTCAAAATGAGCGCGAGTTGGTCGCAGTCCACCTTGAACCGTGGTCAGCTGGCGACACGTGGCCACTCTCAGTCGCTGTCTGTTGATGTGGCGGTTCCGGGAAGTGATCTGCAGTATTATAAAATCTCCTATAATGGTCAGTATTTTGTGCCATTGAGTAAGACCTTTACATTGCGCTTCCGCGGTGAACTCGGTTATGGCGACGGTTACGGTAGTACTGAGCACCTGCCGTTCTTCGAGAACTACTATGCCGGTGGTTTCGGCTCGGTGCGAGGGTTCAAGAATAATACCCTGGGCCCGCGCAGCACCCCGGCACAGCAATATGCAGTAACCTGTAGCGAAGATGGTAAGCAGTGTGGCTACCTTAAGGATGGGGAGTACTATACGAGTAACCCGCTAGACGATGATGATCCGTTTGGTGGTAATGTGTTGGTAGAAGGTAGTATGGAATTGATATTCCCTGCGCCTTTTGTCAAAGATAAGCGTTCATTACGTACTGCTTTCTTCATAGATGCTGGTAATGTCTATAGCACGGACTGTTATGAAGGGCAGAATTGTCTAGAACCTGATCTTGCTGAGCTACGCTATTCTGCAGGTGTAGGTTTAACCTGGATAACAGGCTTTGGTCCTTTGACCTTTAGTTTGGCTAAGCCCCTCAATGAGGGTGAGGATGATGACACAGAAGTATTCCAGTTCTCATTGGGACAGTCATTCTAG
- the uppS gene encoding polyprenyl diphosphate synthase, producing MTKNVGALSAGAAKSSPEHVAIIMDGNNRWAKQQGILKAAAGHKAGVEAIRGVLSACDKLGVDVLTLFAFSSENWLRPKHEVAALMALFSSYLSKEAPELHKNNVRLRFIGSRLRFSDKLQRQMRESEQLTEMNDGRTLVIAADYGGQWDMAQAAKSVAEDVVAGKVALADIDEELLGQRVSLADLPKPDLLIRTGGELRISNFLLWQCAYAELYFTDTYWPDFGEVELQDAIVEFNSRQRRFGKTSEQVSEESDRA from the coding sequence ATGACGAAGAATGTGGGGGCGTTGTCAGCGGGCGCTGCGAAAAGTTCGCCGGAGCATGTTGCTATTATTATGGATGGCAATAATCGTTGGGCGAAGCAGCAGGGCATACTAAAGGCTGCTGCAGGTCACAAAGCCGGGGTCGAGGCTATTCGTGGTGTGTTGAGTGCCTGCGACAAATTGGGTGTTGATGTATTGACGCTATTTGCCTTCAGTAGTGAGAACTGGTTGCGCCCAAAGCATGAAGTGGCGGCGTTGATGGCGCTGTTTTCGTCGTACCTGAGCAAAGAGGCTCCGGAGTTACACAAGAATAATGTTCGGCTGCGCTTTATTGGTAGTAGGTTGCGTTTCTCGGATAAATTGCAGAGGCAAATGCGTGAGTCAGAGCAGTTGACGGAAATGAATGATGGTCGCACGCTGGTTATTGCTGCGGATTATGGCGGGCAGTGGGATATGGCCCAGGCGGCTAAGTCTGTCGCGGAAGATGTGGTAGCAGGAAAGGTTGCTCTAGCTGATATTGATGAGGAACTCCTGGGGCAGAGGGTTAGTCTTGCGGATCTGCCGAAGCCTGATTTGTTAATTCGTACAGGAGGGGAGCTAAGGATTAGTAACTTTCTTTTATGGCAGTGCGCTTATGCCGAGCTATATTTCACCGATACGTATTGGCCCGATTTTGGTGAGGTGGAGTTGCAGGATGCTATTGTGGAATTTAATTCTCGTCAGCGACGTTTTGGCAAGACGAGTGAGCAGGTGAGTGAGGAGAGTGATCGTGCTTAA
- the frr gene encoding ribosome recycling factor, translating into MINDLKQDAKERMEKSITALSAAFNKIRTGRAHPSILDGITVSYYGVDTALSQVANIMVEDARTLAISPWEKPMVVEIEKAIMKSDLGVNPATNGDLIRIPMPMLTEETRKVYIRQARQEAETAKVSVRNIRRDVLGDVKELQKDKEISEDQERKAQDDIQKITDDFVAQVDKALKQKEADLMEI; encoded by the coding sequence GTGATTAACGATCTTAAACAAGATGCTAAAGAGCGCATGGAAAAGAGTATTACAGCACTCTCTGCTGCTTTTAATAAGATACGTACGGGGCGTGCCCACCCTAGCATTTTAGATGGAATTACCGTGAGCTATTACGGTGTGGATACGGCGCTTTCTCAGGTGGCCAACATCATGGTTGAAGATGCGCGTACCCTCGCGATTTCGCCATGGGAGAAACCAATGGTTGTTGAGATTGAAAAGGCCATCATGAAGTCGGATCTCGGTGTTAACCCGGCGACCAATGGTGATCTTATTCGTATTCCTATGCCTATGTTGACGGAGGAAACTCGTAAGGTCTATATTCGTCAGGCGCGACAGGAGGCGGAGACTGCTAAGGTGTCGGTACGTAATATTCGCCGCGACGTTTTGGGTGATGTTAAAGAGCTGCAGAAAGACAAGGAAATCAGTGAAGATCAAGAGCGCAAGGCGCAGGATGATATTCAGAAGATTACCGATGATTTCGTTGCGCAGGTAGATAAGGCGTTAAAGCAGAAAGAAGCTGACCTGATGGAAATCTAA